One Mus pahari chromosome 10, PAHARI_EIJ_v1.1, whole genome shotgun sequence genomic window, TGGTGTGCCATTTCAtgtcagcattcaggaggcagagacgggcagatttctgttcagttcaaggacagcctagtcgGCACAGTAACCAGTACATAGGTCGGCCAGGGTTCCACAGTGAGATgggtggagagacagacagacagcaggagcTGTAGATGCCCAAGTGGAGACAGCCCCAGGATAAGTCGTGCAGTCAGTTCAGGAAGCTTTGGGAGGTGGCAGGAGACGGCTCCAAGGAAAGACTTCTGGGAGCGCCCacagaagggggagagagaagttggagagagcaatagagagatatgggggtgtgtggggggggtcagaGGAAATCAGCAGAGGAGTGTATCTGAGCGGTAAGGCAGCACCAGATCTTCAAGATTCAAACCCCCAGATCTCACCTTTGATTTCTTTAACTTCTTCTTTAATGATTTTCCTAAACTTTGACAGCATCTTCGTAGCTGATAATACTTCCCCTTCTAGAAAATGACTCAGCGGATTTCCTCGCGGAATTCTTTTGAACTTCACAAGATAGAAAGCACCTGTTTCGTAATATTCTTGTAGCTCAATTCTGGGGACTTCCAGTTTAAACATAACATCAAATTCATTAGGAGCAGAAATCTATGGAATAGATAGCAAAAAACATTGAAAAGTTACAAACAACTGCTTTTGCCCCCCTTGAAATGTTCACTTGACACTCCACAGTGAAAAGCAGGACTCCCAGTAGGAATCCTTTGCGGAACAGGACCACAACACTGGAGGACAGGAAGTTCCTGGTACTATGTACTGCATTACTGGGTGTAGCTTGTAGAGGCCctcattttttcttgttttaagccAAGCAATCacatatgttttgtttgttttaagaaaggatcttgctctgtagcccaggctggcctggaatacaccacatagcccaggctaggcttAAACTCAaagttggttcccagcaccctatcaggcagctcacagccacctgtaactaaAGTGCCAGGTGACaccacatcctcttctggtctgcaaTTAGGATGCCTataaactcacacatacataaataacatataagtaaatatttttttaaataaaataaaataaaatctttacacAAAAAGAACTCTAGTCTTAGACTGCTTCTTTGGTATACTGTTCCAACACAGtgggaaatatatatgtatataatttatacataatttACATATCAAAATCCCAGGAATAGGGGTTAATTCCtgaattctggagatagaaacggGTAGAGCTCTCTAAGTTGAAGGCAGCAGCTTAATCTATTTAGTGAATTTCTTTCACCTGtggcttcatagtgagactatctcaaaaacaaaacaaaacaagacaaaacaaaacaaaacaagacaaaacaaaacaaaacaaaaaatagtcaccaaaaacattttttttaataaaattaaaaaccagccaggcgtggtggcgcaggcctttaatcccggcacttgggaggcagaggcaggcggatttctgagttcgaggccagcctggtctacaaagtgagttccaggacagccagagctatacagagaaaccctgtNNNNNNNNNNNNNNNNNNNNNNNNNNNNNNNNNNNNNNNNNNNNNNNNNNNNNNNNNNNNNNNNNNNNNNNNNNNNNNNNNNNNNNNNNNNNNNNNNNNNNNNNNNNNNNNNNNNNNNNNNNNNNNNNNNNNNNNNNNNNNNNNNNNNNNNNNNNNNNNNNNNNNNNNNNNNNNNNNNNNNNNNNNNNNNNNNNNNNNNNNNNNNNNNNNNNNNNNNNNNNNNNNNNNNNNNNNNNNNNNNNNNNNNNNNNNNNNNNNNNNNNNNNNNNNNNNNNNNNNNNNNNNNNNNNNNNNNNNNNNNNNNNNNNNNNNNNNNNNNNNNNNNNNNNNNNNNNNNNNNNNNNNNNNNNNNNNNNNNNNNNNNNNNNNNNNNNNNNNNNNNNNNNNNNNNNNNNNNNNNNNNNNNNNNNNNNNNNNNNNNNNNNNNNNNNNNNNNNNNNNNNNNNNNNNNNNNNNNNNNNNNNNNNNNNNNNNNNNNNNNNNNNNNNNNNNNNNNNNNNNNNNNNNNNNNNNNNNNNNNNNNNNNNNNNNNNNNNNNNNNNNNNNNNNNNNNNNNNNNNNNNNNNNNNNNNNNNNNNNNNNNNNNNNNNNNNNNNNNNNNNNNNNNNNNNNNNNNNNNNNNNNNNNNNNNNNNNNNNNNNNNNNNNNNNNNNNNNNNNNNNNNNNNNNNNNNNNNNNNNNNNNNNNNNNgccaccatgtggttgctgggatttgaactccggacctttggaagagcagtcgggtgctcttacccactgagccatctcaccagccctccactTGGCTTTTACTCCATCTGTACATCATTTGCATTCCCTTGCTAGCACATTTAAAGAGTTGGTTTtagtttattgtttttctttttagtttattgGTTTTGTATCTAGTAGTCTTGCTAGCTCACTGGCCGTTTTAATAGCTTATACATAATCACATCATCTGTGCATAATAGCTTTTTGCCCCTTTGCCAATCTTACTcatttggtttcttttgcttgaTGTTTTGCAGTGGTTGTGTGCACTAGTTTGTTTTTGTAATCCATTCACGTTGCAAGTTGATGtggttcattcttttatttatttgttttggtttgaaacAGCGTCTCTATGGAGCcatagctgtcctgggactctctctacgtagaccatgctagcctccaactcacaaagattcacctgcctctgcctctctgctgggaTGGGTTACCACATCATTTGAATGAAaccacttctttttcctttatttcttacaGTTCTTACTGTGTTGCACATGATTAGTGTCTGAGACACACCGCCACTACCGATATTCAGACCCAGGGCAACcagctgaggtgcatatttaacaCACCCAAGTGGCtctggccaccaggttctcccagcatccgtCGGTCTCTACCAGACAGGCAAACCGTGTAACATAATAGTCACCCACTTGGTATTAATTTTGGAGACCTTACATTGTTTACACTTGCTAGAACTTAGTTTTTGTCTTCTGAAAATTATAGTTATGCTCTATGTCTTCACTcttaaaaaggtattttattttaatgttacaaGTACAGTTTAGAAGAGGTAACTAAAAACAGACAATGACTGTTTAACTACGATTAGTCTGCACTAGCCCTTAAAGCTCATTTACCCACCTGTACATGTTTTTAAGGTTAAACCTAGGACTGGTAACTAGAATCAAGCCAAGTTTATCTATTCCAATATGCTTTAGATCGACAGACGGTCCTCAGACACTTCAGAGACCTGCTGAAGATGGTATTTAAGATGCTTAAACTTACCATGACAAACAGAAACTCCTAAATCCTGGCAGCGACCACCCCCAAGATCTCCAAGAAGATACCAGCATAGTGGGAAAGGACTCCACCTAGCTTGTACTACACTAATCACTGAGGAAGACTGCCACATTGCTAGGGCTAGCCTGAACTGTAAACAGGACACCAGAGAGTTAATTGTCCATGCTGCCTAAGACAAGGTGAAGTCGGTCTCTCCCATGTTCCTCCACAGAAAAAGCCTCTCATATTTTGGACCAAATGGCCAAAAATGGCCTCTGCACAAGGTGCCATGGAGACCACGGAGCCTGGGACGATTGTTTAGGCAGTAGATTTTAGACtagtctctgtcattttaattgatatataGGCCATTTGGATTATAGCTCCTGCTTACTTAGGTAAAAtttatccttctcaggtctctgaggACTTTGAAGACTTTACCAGTGAAAGAAGTAactttttactatttctttatcTAAAGGAACTCACTTTACAGTGACTGTTCCCGCCAGTGTCTCATGGTGACTTTGAACAGAAAAACAGTTTACAGTTTATGTAAGGTCTGAGGCTAGGAAAGCGTCTAAGAAAGTTCGTGAGGAAATAGGATGGTGTTCTGAGGTTGGTAAACATAAGGTGTAAAGGTTGGAGGTCGTGAAAACCTTGAATGGTGACGAAAGTGAGATGAAGGACATGGGAGGAAGGAAAATGTTTCAgatctcttcccctcccctctcctccccccccccactgtgctAGAGTTTAACATGGAACAGAGGTAATTCTAACACTTCTAACATTTAtctctttttgtaaacttaaaaagatACTTATAAGCTTCAGGGCATCCACTTGAATCCATATCTTCACAGGTCGAATTGATTCCAGATAAGTACTGCCAATCAATAACCTGTTTGCCTCCCCTACCTGTCTATTTCTGAGAGGGGATCTAGTCCCCTTTCCCTGGTCCTGGGAGCCCCCACCCCAACTACCAAAACCAACGGCCTAaaagtttcaaatgtacacccaagaaaaaaattttttctcccTAAACTCCTTAACTCTATCTTCTGCCCCTAACATATCTGTTATAGCATCCCGAATGCAGAACAGCTCCAAAAGCGGCTAGCCCCAGATAGTCCCACAACCTGGACCACAAGTTAAACAGCCTGCTCCTTCCAGACTTGGTCAACATGCCAGTTTTGGACCCCTTCCCCAATAATGGCACTCAATGTCAGCAAAGTAGTCATAGACAATTGCGAGGCCCCTTACTCAGTTATTATCAACCAAAGGCTGAGGTGTCTGGATTCAGATCCAGGTGCATATTTAACCAAAGtcgacctggcctccaggttctcccaggtccctcagtccctacctgttacagtgCACGGCTGGCATACTCCAGCCTCTGCCCTGAACTTTTCAGCTAAGGGGCTGGGCTTCCCCTCCACCAGAAGCAGCTCTTCTCTATATAATGTGGACATTCTCattcatactctctctctctctctctctctctctctctctctctccctccctccctccctccctccctctctccctttcttccctccttctctctcccttccttcttctctcccccactctgCCTCTTTGAATGTTCTCTCTCCCTGCATGGGcacgctctttctctctcttttccctccccatggtgacttccctggcctctgttTCTTAGGACCAGTGAACCTGCCCAAGAGCAGCTTTCCAATTAAACCCGCCTTAATATACTTTAATTTGGTTTGAATTTCAATAGCAGAGAATAGCTATCACCACCATCCTCAGGAACGCAGCCCGGCCTGCTCTCCAAAGAGCATTCGAGCCAGGCTTGTTGATTGTTCCATTCGACAATGTCATAGGACCCTCACTTGAGTACCCAGCCACCTCTCCCAATTAGATGTATACAATTCTGCCCTAACTGCAGGTTGGTCCCAGAGTCTCAGGGATGGGCTAGATTCAATCTAGAGGCTATAGCTGGGGAAGGATTAATAAAAAATGACTCCCCTGCGACTACTTTAAGGTCACCTGTCCACTCTTCCATAACTCCTCGGGAGGAAGTTCAGAATCTCTCCAAAGCCAAGTGTGTTAAGAGAAACTATCAATATAGCTTCCTGTGAGCTAATtggatgaattaaaaaaaaaatgattggggTGTTCCAAGGGAGGTGGGGGAGCCTAAGTGTGGGAACCCCAAACAGCTGAGGGGGCAGGTGAGGAGTGGGGCCGGAGCCCCTCCAGCAGGTCTTGGGGCCGCTCACCTTCACATGCTCATAGTAGCTGCCAGTGTTCAGCTGCTCCACGCCTTTGAACTCCGACTCCCGTTTCTGCATTCTACGCAGCAGGCGTTCCACGACTTTATTCACCGTCTCCGCCGCCTCCGAGATATCTTTGCGTTTCAATCTCAATTTGTCCAGCACCTTCTTTAGCTTGTCCGACTCCTTCCTGGACCCTCGCGGCGCTCTGGGCTGCCCGGTGGAGCGCGCGCCCCTTCTGTGGGTAGGTCTCCTTACGACATTCGGTGCCTCGGCGTCCGCGGGCGGCTGGGGCTCACGCATGGCGGGCAGCTCCTGATCGAGGATGGCTTCCCGCTGGGGCATCCGCACGGCGGGCAGCGCGGTGGCTCCTGCCGCGTCCACGGCCGAGGGCTGTGCATCTTTGATGAGCACAGTGCCCCTTCCTGGACGCGCTCCGGGCGCTGGGGCACGTGGCTTCTCCGTGGTGTCCCCGTCACGCTCCGCCCGCCGCGATCGAGCCCCCCTTTGCGGGCCGCAGCTTTCCGTATGGGCCCCGGTCCGGCTGGGCTGCGTCGGGGCGCGCTTCGCGGACGGCTTCTTAGCGCGCGGCGCCGTCGTCCTTCTACGCAGATCTTCCATATCTACCTCTCTTCGGTCCCAGAAAGAATAAATCGACTTCGAAGAAAGACCGCGGGAAGAGGAACTCTCAGTGACCGCTGGAAACGAAACTTAAATATCTGGCGGGAACGTAGTCGGTCAGGATCCGCCGCGAGCAGGCGCAGGAGCACGCGCGAAGTCAGCTCCAGGAAGAGGCGGTCCAAGAGATGCGAACTTTTTCACTGGTGGGGACCAGCAGAGCCACTGGCTGGGAaaccacccactgagccactggcTGGGAAACCTCTCCTTTACCGCACAGATACGGGAAAACACTGACAGCTCAGATGACTAGATTTGCCGCCTACCACCAAGACGTGTTTCAGGATTCGCACATTTGTAGTTGATGAAAACTTTTTTTATGTAAACTTTAAATCAAAATTTGCTGTTCTTGTTAATGAGAAATAGAAATTCACTGAACCTTTTCAAGTTAGATTAACTGCTTGAATTAGTATTTCAACTTATCTTTCTAAAAagcacacaatttttttttttttttttgatttttcgagacagggtttctctgtatagccctggctgtcctggaactcactttgtagaccaggctagcctcgaactcagaaatccgcctgcttctgcctcccgagtgctgggattaaaggcgtgcgccaccaatcTTGAAGAACATATTCAAAGCCCCTGTGTGCGTTTCATGAGCAGCACGGTGTAAGCCATCCTCCTGATTTGGCTGCTGAGATTCTGTAGTCCTTCAGTGCAGACTTTCAAAAAGCGATTTCTAAAGTCGGTCTGTTTAACAGTGGCTGCTTCTTTTAAAGTTGTTCTTGGCAGAATTCGTTTTGCCTTCCACTGCGCTCAGctgacaaaaccaaaaacccatcTTCTGAAGATTTACATGACTCAGAACACCACTTAGTTTTCAACTAACATCAGAATGTTataataataacattattatatTCCACTCCTTTTCACGCAATGTGTGTCCCTTAAAATAAAGCTCACAAATTGCTGCTCTGTGTAACTtttgggaaagtgtgtgtgtgtgtgtgtgtgtgtgtgtgtgtgtgtgcgcgcgcgcgcgcgcgtgcacgtgcaAATGTACCATATATTATGAGATACATGTAGCCTGGATACAAAGACACTGATCAGTGTGCTGCCATTCTATTGCCCCTGAAacacccttccctccttcctatcAATTCCTGTACCTGAGTTTCCTAAATGGGAACGTGTCTAACAAGTAGATACACCTGGGGATGGAAACGCTGCCTCCTTTGCAGAAAAACACTTTAAGCAGGAGACCAATCTGTTTGTGATGTCTTGCCAGCATAGCAGCATTCACCATTAGGGAATTcatcactagggaggcagaggcagtaagttggagatctacagagctagttctaagaCAATCAGGGCTATGCATTGAAACCCTATCtcgagaaaaagaagaggaagaggaggaggagggaggggagaggaggaggaggaggaggaagaggagaattagaaagaagaaaacagtgcaAAGGAATAGACGTGAGCatcagaaagaatgaaatttaaaCCATGATTTTGAAAGGAGCAAAATTCACTGCAACAACCATACTGTAGTTGTAATTCTTATAGTTGTGAATCTTTCTAGTTATTCAACTCTTAGCATCACCTGTAGGAGCATAGGTCCATAGTTCCAGCTGCTCTGGAGGCTTAGGCAGAGCATCTCTGAGCCCAGAAGTACAAACCTGGGTAAgagagtgagatcttgtctcaaacaataaatCCGAGGTCCA contains:
- the Cgas gene encoding cyclic GMP-AMP synthase — translated: MEDLRRRTTAPRAKKPSAKRAPTQPSRTGAHTESCGPQRGARSRRAERDGDTTEKPRAPAPGARPGRGTVLIKDAQPSAVDAAGATALPAVRMPQREAILDQELPAMREPQPPADAEAPNVVRRPTHRRGARSTGQPRAPRGSRKESDKLKKVLDKLRLKRKDISEAAETVNKVVERLLRRMQKRESEFKGVEQLNTGSYYEHVKISAPNEFDVMFKLEVPRIELQEYYETGAFYLVKFKRIPRGNPLSHFLEGEVLSATKMLSKFRKIIKEEVKEIKDIDVSVEKEKPGSPAVTLLIKNPEEISVDIILALESKGSWPISTKEGLPIQGWLGTKVRTNLRREPFYLVPKNAKDGNSFQGETWRLSFSHTEKYILNNHGIEKTCCESSGAKCCRKECLKLMKYLLEQLKKEFQELDAFCSYHVKTAIFHMWTQDPQDSQWNPRNLNSCFDKFLTFFLECLRSEKLDHYFIPKFNLFSQELIDQKSKEFLSMKIEYERNNGFPIFDKL